In the Scylla paramamosain isolate STU-SP2022 chromosome 14, ASM3559412v1, whole genome shotgun sequence genome, one interval contains:
- the LOC135106853 gene encoding triokinase/FMN cyclase-like produces the protein MSVSQLLASSERCVDEGLEGVVAANPGYVLLPKQRVVVERGRVLQGPCRRNGVALVSGGGSGHEPFSAGYVGRGMLAASVSGHVFASPPAANVAAAITAVGKDNPDGVLVIVFNYTGDRINFGLAVERCRAAGMKVEMYVSGDDSALTQLEGTAGRRGLCGTHFIFKIVGALVAQGGSLAEALDTCRRISEATGTIGVAASGCTLPGGTAPLFTVGAGQLELGLGVHGEAGAATIPSGSPREVVAALLAHLTRQDSATRLDLKSGDEVAVIINNLGCLTQLEMTNITKEVISQLKSRGVKPLRVYPGALMTSLDMRGFHVSVLRLKDPSWLALLDAPTAAPAWCAPCLADMEGEVLVPDLEPAPCHEKSENIYTLREEGHMRTVRQCLEAVVAKMPQHEESLNALDAECGDGDCGSTFLQGVAGLSKQLASLPLSQPARVLSVLAEIAATNMGGSSGGIYSIFFTAAAATMACPRDSHRATWAAALRAGVEAISKYGGAAQGDRTMLDALVPAVEALEGSKAHEDFTTVVRTMAGAADEGARNTCNMKPRAGRATYVRHEKLKGEDAGARCVALVLDAVSHH, from the exons ATGAGCGTCAGTCAGCTGTTGGCCTCGAGTGAGAGGTGCGTGGATGAAGGTCTGGAGGGTGTGGTGGCCGCTAATCCAGGTTATGTTCTTCTTCCAAAACAG CGCGTGGTGGTGGAGCGAGGGCGGGTGCTGCAGGGCCCTTGTAGAAGGAATGGAGTGGCCCTGGTATCCGGCGGCGGGTCTGGACACGAACCTTTTTCCGCTG GGTATGTTGGTCGCGGGATGCTGGCTGCGTCTGTATCTGGGCACGTGTTCGCTTCCCCTCCCGCAGCTAACGTGGCCGCTGCTATCACTGCTGTTGGCAAGGACAACCCAG ACGGAGTGCTCGTAATTGTCTTTAATTACACTGGCGATCGCATCAACTTCGGCCTGGCTGTGGAGCGCTGTCGAGCTGCTGGGATGAAG GTGGAAATGTACGTGTCAGGGGACGACTCTGCCCTGACACAGCTGGAAGGCACGGCAGGGCGGCGCGGACTCTGCGGGACTCATTTCATTTTTAAG ATCGTCGGAGCGCTCGTGGCACAGGGAGGCAGTCTGGCTGAGGCACTGGATACCTGCAGGAGGATAAGTGAGGCCACGGGAACCATTGGAGTGGCTGCTAGCGGCTGCACGCTTCCCGGGGGCACGGCACCTCTCTTCACTGTGGGGGCGGGGCAGCTGGAGCTGGGGCTCGGTGTCCATGGCGAGGCTGGTGCCGCCACTATACCA TCCGGGTCGCCTCGTGAAGTAGTGGCCGCTCTGCTCGCCCATTTGACAAGGCAGGACTCCGCCACTCGACTCGACCTGAAGAGCGGTGATGAGGTGGCCGTCATCATCAACAATCTGGGCTGCCTCACGCAACTTGAAATGACTAACATCACCAAAGAGGTCATCTCGCAGCTGA AGTCGCGGGGCGTGAAGCCACTGCGGGTGTATCCAGGTGCCCTAATGACTAGCCTGGACATGAGAGGCTTCCACGTGTCAGTGTTGAGGTTAAAGGATCCTTCGTGGCTTGCCCTGCTTGACGCTCCCACGGCGGCCCCTGCGTGGTGTGCCCCTTGCCTGGCTGATATGGAAGGGGAAGTCTTGGTTCCTGATCTCGAACCCGCTCCGTGCCACGAGAAGAGT GAGAACATCTACACACTGAGGGAGGAGGGCCACATGCGAACAGTGCGGCAGTGTCTGGAGGCTGTGGTGGCCAAGATGCCGCAACACGAGGAGAGTCTGAACGCTCTGGACGCTGAGTGTGGAGACGGGGACTGTGGGTCCACCTTCCTGCAGGGCGTAGCGG gtcTATCAAAACAGCTGGCCTCTTTACCGCTGAGTCAGCCAGCTCGTGTCCTGTCCGTGCTGGCAGAAATAGCCGCCACCAACATGGGCGGCTCCTCTGGCGGGATATACTCCATCTTCTTCACCGCTGCCGCCGCTACGATGGCGTGCCCACGTGACTCTCACAGGGCCACGTGGGCCGCCGCTCTCCGTGCAGGGGTGGAAGCCATCAGCAAGTACGGGGGCGCCGCGCAGGGGGACAGGaccatg CTTGACGCGCTCGTGCCGGCAGTGGAGGCTCTTGAGGGCAGCAAGGCTCACGAGGACTTCACAACGGTGGTGAGGACCATGGCGGGAGCTGCCGATGAGGGTGCCCGTAATACTTGCAACATGAAGCCGAG GGCCGGGAGAGCTACCTACGTGCGACACGAGAAGCTCAAAGGGGAGGACGCTGGGGCGCGCTGTGTGGCTTTGGTCTTGGACGCTGTCAGTCACCATTAG